attcttcttctttttttttgcaatatgagtcattttttttattgcattttattaattattgtatttcaacatcttagatgtttttttttgtattgtatttcagtgtttgtattttattttatgttattgttattaacttgtatgctaaatttacctatatcttagatttttttagggaaaaagaaaatgtattttcaacgtatcaatattcttgttttttagaaatatatctgaatccgtatcttagttttttttaaattaacgaATCATCGTATTCGATCATATCTATATCGTGTAGCTGTATccgtgtctgtgcttcatagaaaaaatgaaaagaagaaaaatcaacaaaagtgttttttattattattattattatagatatttttttacctaaattttttcaatcaaatctCAACAACATTCTATTGAAGAGGTATCATCAACATTTTCTTTAAcctaatttttagatttttattacctagtgtatatttaattaattttcatactTATTGATAATGCTTTTGCAGAGTTAATTCTATATTAATAtggataaatatttttagaaaaataataatagagaCTATAAAGTCATCGTCaccaaaaagaaaacataacTTTAATTCGGATGGATCttatataaaaatcaatttaggaAAACTACTTGCAGATCCTGATCTAAGaattaaaatttctaaatatgatgattatttaaattcaaattcgtAGACATACTTACCACAACGACTTTGTCAGTCTCAGAATCATATTTTTTCACTCAAGAAATTTAGATCATAAAAACTCATAGAGAACATTGATTTGGAGTTTGTCATTGGTGATAATGACAACGTTTCGCTTCTTTCATCAGTGTCGTAAGAACATGTCTACTTTAGCTCTAGGAAAATACATTTTACAGtattgaaattattattttatggatTTGATTGTTGAACTTGAATATGTGTTGTAATGTTAACTCTGCTATTAAATCTGTCAGTTTTCTCGTATATCCCATTAACCttctaaattgattaaaagtCTGGTAATGTGGAACGTTTGTGAGTTCATCATGATTTCACATGACTGGACTGCACTCTACTGGCTGATATACCCCATGGTAAATAATGACTTGAGGATCTGGGTTTAAATTTGCAAGTGCACTAAACACTAACTATAATAACTTTTTTGAGCCCGTAATAGTATTTCTActctaaaaaaatgtttaaaaataggaTACAAATTAAAAGACACCTTATTTTCTACTTTTAAACTAAGTAACTAAAGCCCTTTGGTAATCAttagttaaaaggaaaaaaaaggccTAATAAACACCCTTTTCAGACTTCCACATTTTAGACAACCAGAATTTAAACgtaatttgtaatatatatCAAGTGGGTGGTTTAATACGTACCTCCTAAAGCAGATGTAAGTTTATGAAGCCATGACAAACAGGGGTGAGAAATTGAACCAATTATCAATTGGACTTGGGAATTTCAGTTGTAGTTCTCCGCCTCTCGGAAATCAATTTCCCTCCTGGGTGTGTTAAAATTATTCTGAATATTTATTTGATCCCAGTGTCATCCATTGTTGGATTGTGTGTTTTTATATTTTCGAGCTGAATTGTGTTGGAGATGGGAATCATGATCATGATCATCGATGATTGTCTTCTTGGCTTATGTTTAGATGTTGGTTGTATTGGATCTAAATTATTGCATGCTGTAGATGAGGCCAACATGACAACACCAAGATGATACATTACAAATATTATCATAATTTACTTGATGTGACAAAAAGAATAGGCTAAGAAATAAATCAAGATAAAGAAGGTATAAAACTGCCAGGATTTTCTTTCTTGGCTTGTCCAAGATGAGCAAATGATGGTAAACTTTCATATGATTCTTGAGAACCCCctaactttattatatataaaagtgtCACATCTAGTCCTACACATACACCAAATTTATGCCTCACATAATGATGAAGTTTGAAACAAAACAGAGTAAGGTTAGCTAGTAGGCAAACAAACACCAGGGATCACAGCACCAACAGCACTGGTCAACAAGACAGCAGCAGCACAGTGCAGCAAGACTGAGAAATATAAGATAGAGAAAAAACATTAGGTTgttgtaaacaaacaaaaatgggTGATATATTTAACGGGGGTTGGGGTTAGATGATTAAAATTACCAAGCCTCTAGGCATCCCGGTCCCTGGGGAGGAGGAGCGGCTGCATATTGTGGCGGCGCCACCACTGGAGGCGGCGGTGGCCCCTGATAGTAACCTTCACCGTAGTAGGGATAAGCATACTTGGTTTGGCTCATCTTTTACTGCGTGCAAATGAGAACCCAGAGCAGATTTTGTGTTGATGGATTGATGGTTCAATGTGAAAGGGGAGGTGATACCAGCATTTGGATTTGTTGTGTTCGTTTGAATTAGAAAGAGAGTTTTTATGGTTGTTGCCAACGTGGCTTAGCCGATTGAAGTGTTGATGACAGGTAGCCATATTTACCGAGTCCGGAATAAACGTGTGAGTTATCCATAGCCGAGTGGAGATAAAGGAATGTTCAATATTTGTTTTAACCCAACACTGGAATTGGAGACGCTGCATTTTAggttttggttttaaatttttaattttggtctctttatttttgttttatttattttccgaCAATAATTTCCTGTTTGGTTGGGCAGTCAAAAGTTCTTTGCCCGTCACAGAATTTTAGACATATACGAGGGGAAAGGAAAGGAGGAAGCCGAGAGagagaatttatttattttttaatcaattgttttgtttaataaatattgattttttaattatgtatctaataaatatttatttgtataGGTATATATTCACAAATTTATCAGATACGACATTAAAAATTTAGTATCTTTAGactcaattttgtatctaatagaatTTATCAGacattaaaagtttaaaaccTTTAAACTCaatattgtatttaatagaATTTATCAGACATGTCATTACAAGTTTAGTACCTTTAGactcaattttatatataatagatttgtaaacataatctaaaaataaaattgaaagctgaatgacatatttcatatatataaagtaCATAGATCTATTGACACAAAATTAGAAGTTCAGAtacttattagatattttttaaatcagtATAAACATGATTTCGAGTTTTATAAAGTGTGTAGGTCTAAATAGATGCACAATTAGAAGTTTGGAGACctattaaatactttttttgAATGGAGAGTTGTCTCTCCTTATCACGCTAGCTGGAGAAAAGGGGAGAAATGGATGGTAGGGGCATGATTGAAATCCAATAGGCTATCGTGATCATTAATAGGAAGATTACAAATTCAAGATACCGAATAAATTTCCTAGCTTTTGTATGGATCCATCTCACATCAATAACTCGACCTCTAGCCCCTAGAGGTAATTTTAgacacgtttttttttttaaattggggGAAGGGGGGAGGGGGAACAAAGCCCTTGGATTTCAAAACAAGGCTGCTATGTTCGAGACTATTGACATTAGTTCCCCTCCCATTGAAGCTTTTGAATTTGCCAATGATGCATCGGGAAAATATAAGGTTAAATAAGGGAAATTCATCCTCATTTGAGAGAACTTTCTCCAAGAATGCAAGTTCTATAtgaaatgataattaaaaaCTTCCAATTACAATCCTAAAATGGCTATTTATAGCCTTACAAGAAAATAAgacaattaactaattaattataggtttaaattctattttggtcACTGAACTTTTAAAACGtttattttagtccctaaatttttaaattgtatACATTATGGTCCTtgttaattctttatgaatttGTTAATAGATTGATGACGTGACATCTAGTTTAGAATAAAAATAGATGTATTTAAATTCTCTTAACCATCACTCTTGTTCTAAAAATAAACCTCACGTATTAGTTTTGGAATCATTCTATGGGCTCTCTTTACCAAtctattttcttcacttattcGTCCTCATCCCTTCGTAATACTGATTATTAGTAATTGTTCTGTTCTTCTTAATCATTTTCTATGATCTTTTATTACGATTTTCCCCTTTCATTTCTCTCTTCCTATATCTCAAAAGGTGCAAAAATATAACCTTTAAGCTTCCCCTTCTCTCTAAGTTTCAAACTAAAAATATGTCTATGAGAAGTTGGTAAAGCATGACCTTCCCTCTTTCTCTCTCCAAAAAGTTACATGGAAGAGAAACTTCTCTCACTCCCTCTCTATTTTCTCTCACAAAAGTTGAAGAAAACGGCCCAAACTCCTCGCCCTtctatattttctctctctaagaagttacaaaaaatacaaatcacTCTCTAACAAGTTTCACAAAAACAGATTTATCTAAGAATTTACAGAAACACAAACCTGTGTTCTTTCCCTCAAGAAAGATGGTGGAGGGACAAATTAGGAGAGAATTTTGCATAAATATTAATGGAAAGATGGAGAAATTAGGACTATTCTCTTCGAATAGACCCTCTCAAAAGAATGATGGAATTGTAAGAACCCCTTTTCGACCCTCTCAAAAGAATGAGAGTAGGCCACCAAAATAAAATTCACCTCTTTCCTTGCAACAAATCATCAAACGtggatattttatatatatatatatatatatatatatatatcttaaacTAAATGCCACATCACCAACCTGTTAACTAATTAACATAGAATTAACAACAATGACTAGAATGGAcacattttaaacattttagggactaaaatagatattttaaatgtttaaaggtcaaaatagaataaaactcaaaatttatggatttaaaccttaattctaaaataccaactaaataaataataatctaaattaataattcaaCAAGGAAGATGATAGAAGAGCAAAGAACTCAACAAACAAAACTAATAATGGTTCAATCCTAAAAAAGGAATGACCTCAAAATTGATAGTATAAACACTATATCAGTTGAGCTATGCTTATGCTGGCGACCTGAATGTATTAAGCTAGCAATAATGCAATATCAACCTTATCAGCTTATTAGGATGATGCCTGATATAAAAACTTTAGAAAGTAAAATCATGCatgataaaaatgaaatatggattttaaaaatttataataaatatcaatttgtatctctataatttgttatatatattaaaactctaaattaataattgtatcaatttaaactttgaactttcgtaatgtatcaatttacaccctcTTGCaaagtttataattttaatcaattaaactcctaATTTTTATAAGctaatcaatttaaacccttcaTTATGATTACCTTTGAAAATTATCCATGTATTAATTCTcaaacttcttcaaatgtcGGTTTCACAAATTAGACAATTAGAGTAAATGCATAGACAATTTTCAAAGGAAAATTTGTCCAAGAAtctaaatttattcatttatgaaagtttagaggtttaatggatgcaattataagtttcacacaAGTTTTTTCAAACGAAACATAATGGAAGATGTAAATTCATACacttacaaaaatttaaaatttaaatcgaTCAAACCCCTAGAGTGAGACGTAAATAATAACCAAAAGCTAAGCTTAAACTTTTAAGTTTCTGTCACTAATATGTGAGtctaatgaaaaattttcaatcaTTTACCTCTAATATTATCATAAAACTAtctttttattcattctttaaaatttcaatctAAACGTTGACCATGTAAACTATAATATGAAACTTGATTAAACATAACAATGTTTTGTTACAATAATACTCATCAAATCAAATGCGAACTTTTAAATTGAggtatattttaatttgatacgAGCATATACTTTAAGAAGCAACAAACAGAGCATCctaagatattttatttcacaCACATATACACACTTATACCTGAATTGAAATAATATGCTCTAAATCTCCCAAGCTTATTATATGATCACCAAGAGGAATCACTCTTTTTCCATATTCATCTGCCAAACTAACATGGTTACAAGGATCCACCAATATGCTGCTTTGAACTGATTGCTGCCTCTTCACATGCAAGCGATCAAAGCCAATCAGCTGCCGTTGAGGAGTGCCTCTCAAGACCTTTGGAAACTCAGAGAACAGCATCACCACATGGCTGCCATCAAAGTCACCAATGTTGGTCACTGATAACTTAACTTGAAATCTCAGCAAATCACATGATTCTACTTCCTCGACTTCCATAAAACTCATATTCACTCCATCTCCTATTTGAGGTATTATTCTTCTTCTAGACTTCTcaattttccccaaaagtctCAGCTTCTTTGGTGCTGATAACAACTTATACTTGAAACTTGTGTAACTCAAGCCTTCCCCAAATCCGTAGACTCTATCTCCGGTGTAAAATCGATATGTTCTTCCGGGGTAACCACGAGATGGGTCGGCTCTCATGTGCATATCATTCATAGGAACGTTGGTGAATGATTGTGGATACCATGTTACGGGTAACCTTCCACCTGAGATTTTGTTTGGAAGAAAATATATTACATTACATAAACTGGAAATGAAGCTGATTTTAGAAATATGTTAGGGCAATGTGCTATCTACTTGTGGCCAATCTGAGCTTGGCTCAGTGAATAAGACATTAGTTATCATCCCAAATTGTGAAGTACAAACCTGGGTTATAGTCTCCAAATATGACTTCAGAAAGAGCTTTTCCACCAGCTTCCCCAGGATTCCCGATCCAAAGAATACTTGCAACTCTTGAGTCTTTCTTAGCAAAAGATATATCGAGTGGTCCTCCACCAATGAGCACGAGGATGATCGGTTTCTTACTCACCGATGCCACAGAAGATACAAGGTTCATTTGTTTACCAGGTAGTAAAAGACTAACTCGGTCTAGATCTTCAGTTTCTTGAGATGCATCGAGTCCAGCCACTACAATAACAAAATCAGCTTTTTTGGCTATAAGAATTGCTTCGTCAAATCCATTATCTGAAGCACATGGCACATCAAGGCAACCGGATGCAAAGAATATCGTCTCAACATATTCTTGAAATCCCTCAACAAGGCTCATTGGGCTGCAGGGAACTCCTGATCAACAAAATGAATATTGTGACTAGCTTTAGCTCACCAAGACGAGTGACTACATAAAGAACAAAGGAAGCATATCCTAAGTTCAGCTTCCAATTAATAAACCTTGACGGGGTTAGAAACTCAAGTAACAGAACTATGCAACCGAAAATACATTTTAACTAATACTATAATCAAActaaaacataattaaagaCTAATCAAGAAACCCCCACCTACGTAACCTCCAAGCAATTTGCTTGAATCATTAGCCAAAGATCCAATAACAGTTAAGGAAGGAATGGCATTCTTGTCCAACGGAAGAAATCTGTTTTCATTCTTCAACAGCACAATTCCTTGCCTTGCAGCTTCTAGAGCCAGAGTTTTGTGTTGTGCAGTGCAAACATTTTGTGCTCCCAGCTCCCCAAACTTCCCCTCTCTTGGATTCCCATCAAAGAGTCCGAGACGGATTTGAACCGAAAATAGATTAAGGAGAGCACTATCTAACTCTTCTTCTTTCACCTTCCCTTGATCAATCGCAGATTTAGTATTCCGAAGCATGAATGTACCACAGTTAATATCCAGTCCTACGaccaattaaattgtttatCATCACTTCCTAGAGTAAAGAAAACACCCCAAATTGAATGATACTGGAGGTAGCTAATCCATGGCAGACATAACAATACCGGCTTTGAGAACATCAGCTATAGCATCCTCACGAGTGTCGGCGTACTTTTGATATTCAAAAACTGTTGCTACTGCATCACAGTCCGAGGTGATATACCTGTATTTGCTTGAAACAAGGAATAAAACTCCAACCCAAAACAGCATATTAACTCGTTTATATCGAACGAGTGATAGattttcaaactttcaaatCTAGGACATCCCCTACTCTACAAATCTTAAAATTCTACTTAGTGCAATAATTAAAGGGAAGTGTTTACCCTTTCAGTCCCCAATCATTTCGAACTTTCTGCAAAAGATCGGGGTTTGCACATGCAGGCACCCCATTAACCGCATTGTAAGAACACATCAAGCAGCTAGCCTTTCCTTGTTGAATACAACTTCTGAAAGGTGGCTGATATGTATCGCCAAGATCTTGCTCTGTTACCTAGTAAAACGAGAGCCAATTAAAGCTAAAACTATAGCAAAGCTCCAAATCTATGTCCTCACAGTTTGAATCGAGATGATTACACCAAGGCATTGTTTGGATTGTCTTTACAAGTGCTTAAAAAGCACTtagaaaaatcaattcaaaCAGGCCGTAAACCAGTTGAGATCACAGTGGGTAGTTTCAAATCTTCGATCAGGCACCAAACTACTTGAATGAACTAAGCTAAAAATTGGGTGATATTGATACATAGCGAGAAAGAAAGTAAATCTTACCACAGAATCGAAGGTGTACCTAGTGAAATTATTCCATTTCTCCAAGTCGTAAGCAGTGAAATGCTTGCAACAAGCAGAGACCATTAAACTTCCCATCCCATCATCTTCTTCCAATAGCCCATTTTCTTCAAACCCATTTCGAATTTCACGCTTTCTCATCCAATTCCCGCTCTGAAGACCTCTAACAAACTCAATCGAATAAGCCGAAGCAACCATGGGATCTTCACCTGGAGTCTCCTGGCCTCTTCCCCATCTGGGGTCCCTAAAAATGTTGACATTAGGGGCCCAAATTGTTAACCCACATTGCCCAACATTGAACATTGCTCTAGCCTCGACTGCGATCGCGGACCCAATTAAGAACCAGAGAGTTCTATTAAAAGATGCAGCCGTTACGAGGACTTGCGGGAAGGTGGTGGCCGAAGATATGGGGCCGTCGAAGGTGACACCAGGGCCGTTGGTGGCTATGCCATGGAGGCCCTCGGACCACCACTGGTAGGAAGGAATACCCAAACGAGGAATGCTAGAGGCGTTGTTTGAGAGCTGTTGGATCTTCTCTTGAAGAGTGAGCAAAGAGACTATGGCCTGAGCTCTGGCTGTGATGGAGAGGGATTGGTTGCAGAAGGGATAAGAAGGATGGAGAGATAGATTACATGGAAACTGGAGGTCTGAGGATGGTTTGCAGaattggaaaaagaagaagaagaagaagaagaagaagaagaagattgatttCCATGAAATGAACATCTtaaatttggagatggaagaagatgaaaatcgAATCAAATATGGTGATCTACAATTGCATTGTAGCAGTATGAGTTCAGttgctttttaatttttatccaCAAGAGAGGACCACTTGCGTATCAGAGAATATTGTGGATAATTCCATTCCTTCTCTCCCTAAATCACAAAATTTCAAGCTCAAAAACctgtttaaatcttattttggtttttaaattttcaacaatATTCTATTTggctattaaatttataaaaaagttCGTCTTAGTATATGAacttttaatattgttttgttttcattcctaaatttttaaaattattttttttcgtaTTTTTGAAAAAGTGCTTATTTTGATCCATGTtatattaagattttattaaatctttAATAGAATGACAAGATGATTTGTATTCATAAATGATTAGAATACCAAATAAGTTAGTTATGCTAAAAGTCtagagttttaattttgaataagatgaCAAAGCAAGGGaatttaaaagatttttaattcaaaattttgatcctTCACTATTTTGACATGTTGGTGGTTGACATTCtacttttaactttattttgCTCAACACATCTAGAACATAGTCATCTAAACATACGAGCACCttcatatttttattgaaaagttaacataattttaatagtagACTAAAATGaacacttttaaaagtttagagactaaaataaatattttttaaagtttagagatcaaaataaaataagattcaaaatttaagaactaaaacaGGGTTTAATccattaaaattttaatcaattttagaaGCATTTCAGTTCAATCATTcaactttgaaaattttctaaataatacataaattatGTTACTTCAGATGAATGATaacaagttattttttttatatggttGAAAGTTGTAAAGAATTCGATATCTTACGGTCTTCTCATTTATTCAATATATCATAGCATCAACTTTTGTCCTCCAATTTCACAAAAGTTAAAATGAAACTTGTAAAAGTTGGACTATAATGGAAATTCACttaaaagttcaattttttttttctttttctccaaaaaGGTTAAGTTACGTAAATGGAATCCCATGGGATATGATTTGTTAAAAATTGATCATAGTTTATGTATATACACAAATTGAGGATAATAATATGTCaaataatagaaatagaaagAGGTTTCTCTCAGAGTATAAATCACTAAATAAAGACACCAATATTaattgaaatataatttaatagatAACCACACCAATTGTTAATGTTAAtataaatcattaaataaaaacaCCCATATTAATTGAAACATAATTTAGTAGATAAATATACCTATCGTTAATGTTAATATAAATCACTAAATAAAGATAtccatattaatttaaacataatttaatagataaataaatggttatttgtaatagatagtaaaataaaggaaaaaatatagaaatatataacCACTTTAAAATATGAAAGTGTTGATTAATCAacgttttaatttttttctaatttccaattttgtCCTTTTTTTCTCGTCccacaccttttttttttgtctttttatttttttgtccttttttttttctattttcttttctttcctttatccatttttgcttcttcccttttttttctttttttttttctttcatttccttcttctttccttttctcggtttttgtttattcactttcttttttcttttttattttctttctttttctttttttattttttttcctttcttcgatttttgcttcttctcttctcttttttttattttttattttcttttctttctccattttttacttcttcctttttttttctttttaattttctttcatttcttcaatttttgcttcttctctttctttctgtctttctttttttttctttcttttctttattcgaTTTTTACTTCTCTCCTTTTATTCATAAGAATTATGAGGCCGAATTTCATACCCAAGACTTGAAATTGCctaattcataagtgacttaacaccaataAGTCAATCAtgaagtttgattattataacgaaatactaaatataaatagaaaatgaaagtCTATGAATGGTAAACATTAATATTTTCCATCATTGAttctttgatgattttttacacggttaatagccacttatagaagCCTGTCAtcgatagccaacttagtgaatttaattagtaaagtTGAATCTCAGACTAAAGTGTAAGTTGAATGCctataagttatcactaataggtttgttagtgatagaagctatcaataATGGCATGTTATTTAATGGTAAAAAAGAATGATAGAAGTTATctctaatagcatgttatcaatgataaaagTGATCACCGATAACTCCAATATAAGTGCTATCAGTGATATCGATGATGGAACTTAAGTGATACCCATATATCGATGATATCAATGACATAAAAGTCAATTCCATTTGATAAAGGTCTAACATTGATAGTCACGGCTAAAAGCTATCGGTAATAGCCACTGATTGAAGCGATCAATGATTACCATAACTATCagtgatatgacttaggtatatctcaaaaaaatgaatgatattaatgatattggTGATGTGACTTGGGTGCATATTAGAGATAATCCCTTATAGACCtcttattgatagacttctatcacttataattttaaatgttaatctttgaaagatgatagtttcctttcaaaagttgattactacttataaaagtctatcattgatatccaTTGATAGCCTTAGGcgttaatatttcaagtttgattccaAATTTTCAAGTATTTCAATGATAGCCATTGAAaactgatagcaaattaaaaggtgatatttcaagtgttactattttaaggttgtattgaaatttctcaaattgaaagatcGATGATAGTAACTATCAATAATAGTAACTAATAGTAGCTATAAGTAGTTATCACTTATAGGTGCTATTAGTtgatatcattgatagttaCTATGAgtgatagttttcaatttgagaaaaacgGAAGAAGATATCTGACTGCTTGTGGGCTTTTTGGTCATTTACCTATatagttatcactgatagctgctattagtGATATCTGGTGCTAATTTTATACAATATTCCTAATATGTTTATCCTTATTTtacatcttttattattttgagtaGGATTGTTATTTGTACAATCAACTTTAAATAAACTGGTTGATAATGTTAATGGTTTGAActaacaaacaaacaaaatttgttaGAGACATTGAGCTAAGTAGGACTCAATGGGCCAAGAATCCAAAATGGGCTGGACTAAATATTTGAGGGGTGCGCTAGGCCAAGCAACGCAAGGACGTCAAGGAAAAAAATAAGGGCTTTTGACAcatataatctaattatatagatttaattacaaaattgtcTTAAACTTCCTACTTTTTTCATGAATAACCTAATGGGATGAATATTACACAAAACTCTAACTCAAATGTCTATATCATCCTCCATGAAtttcaaacattttgaaaaataataataagaaaagatACATATGGAATAAAAAATACCATATTCATATGCcttaaatgaatttttgaatattcgtatgaaaaaaatagagtttcaaacattttaaaaagtaataagaagaaaaaaaaaaagacacatatagaaaaaaaaaatcatattcacACGTCTGACAATCATTAATAACTCACACATAAAAGTCACATAGATTATAGCACATAGTATATATGAgatttatttatacattttgttttcaatttcaaatatacatgaatatatttcaaataatCTAAAGATGTCATATATCTTAGTATAATATACATGTGTATATATgacaaaatatgtaaaatatatatttcaatagAAACGAAACTAACATTAAAATATGaggtatatattttataaaaccttcaatttgtatttgttttaaatacatttcaaataaacttcatatatatgtgaaataatattgtatatatttgaaataaaaattgtatATATACATGTAAGTGAAAGAATAaagtaatatttattaaatactcaTCCAAAACGAACAAAaacttaacaaaaaaaatatcccTAAATTGATGGGATAAATACTATATAAGTAGTgagagaataaaataatattcatcAAATAATATCCCATATT
The nucleotide sequence above comes from Benincasa hispida cultivar B227 chromosome 3, ASM972705v1, whole genome shotgun sequence. Encoded proteins:
- the LOC120073815 gene encoding probable beta-D-xylosidase 6, with the translated sequence MFISWKSIFFFFFFFFFFFFQFCKPSSDLQFPCNLSLHPSYPFCNQSLSITARAQAIVSLLTLQEKIQQLSNNASSIPRLGIPSYQWWSEGLHGIATNGPGVTFDGPISSATTFPQVLVTAASFNRTLWFLIGSAIAVEARAMFNVGQCGLTIWAPNVNIFRDPRWGRGQETPGEDPMVASAYSIEFVRGLQSGNWMRKREIRNGFEENGLLEEDDGMGSLMVSACCKHFTAYDLEKWNNFTRYTFDSVVTEQDLGDTYQPPFRSCIQQGKASCLMCSYNAVNGVPACANPDLLQKVRNDWGLKGYITSDCDAVATVFEYQKYADTREDAIADVLKAGLDINCGTFMLRNTKSAIDQGKVKEEELDSALLNLFSVQIRLGLFDGNPREGKFGELGAQNVCTAQHKTLALEAARQGIVLLKNENRFLPLDKNAIPSLTVIGSLANDSSKLLGGYVGVPCSPMSLVEGFQEYVETIFFASGCLDVPCASDNGFDEAILIAKKADFVIVVAGLDASQETEDLDRVSLLLPGKQMNLVSSVASVSKKPIILVLIGGGPLDISFAKKDSRVASILWIGNPGEAGGKALSEVIFGDYNPGGRLPVTWYPQSFTNVPMNDMHMRADPSRGYPGRTYRFYTGDRVYGFGEGLSYTSFKYKLLSAPKKLRLLGKIEKSRRRIIPQIGDGVNMSFMEVEEVESCDLLRFQVKLSVTNIGDFDGSHVVMLFSEFPKVLRGTPQRQLIGFDRLHVKRQQSVQSSILVDPCNHVSLADEYGKRVIPLGDHIISLGDLEHIISIQV